The following are encoded together in the Argopecten irradians isolate NY chromosome 5, Ai_NY, whole genome shotgun sequence genome:
- the LOC138322786 gene encoding troponin C isoform X2, protein MSEEFRPTEKQVLDAKQAFCNFDKKKEGTVSCKDLGAIFKSLGLVMKDDKIKDWSDEVDEEATGKLNCDQWLELFVRKLKEDMDERELKEAFRVLDKEKKGVIKVDVLRWILSSLGDELSEDEIENMIAETDTDGSGTVDYEEFKALMIGA, encoded by the exons ATGCCAAACAGGCATTCTGCAACTTCGACAAGAAGAAAGAGGGCACCGTGTCATGTAAAGACCTCGGCGCCATCTTCAAGTCCCTCGGTCTGGTGATGAAGGACGATAAAATCAAGGACTGGTCCGATGAGGTGGACGAGGAAG CCACTGGCAAATTGAACTGTGATCAATGGTTAGAACTTTTCGTGAGGAAACTCAAGGAGGATATGGACGAGAGAGAACTGAAGGAAGCCTTCAGGGTACTGGATAAAGAAAAGAAGGGCGTGATCAAGGTTGACGTATTAAGATGGATTCTTAGCAGTTTAGGAGACGAACTATCAGAAGACGAAATTGAGAACATGATCGCTGAGACAGACACAGACGGAAGCGGAACTGTAGATTATGAAG AATTCAAAGCTTTGATGATTGGAGCTTGA
- the LOC138322786 gene encoding troponin C isoform X1: MSEEFRPTEKQVLDAKQAFCNFDKKKEGTVSCKDLGAIFKSLGLVMKDDKIKDWSDEVDEEATGKLNCDQWLELFVRKLKEDMDERELKEAFRVLDKEKKGVIKVDVLRWILSSLGDELSEDEIENMIAETDTDGSGTVDYEEFKCLMMSSDA; the protein is encoded by the exons ATGCCAAACAGGCATTCTGCAACTTCGACAAGAAGAAAGAGGGCACCGTGTCATGTAAAGACCTCGGCGCCATCTTCAAGTCCCTCGGTCTGGTGATGAAGGACGATAAAATCAAGGACTGGTCCGATGAGGTGGACGAGGAAG CCACTGGCAAATTGAACTGTGATCAATGGTTAGAACTTTTCGTGAGGAAACTCAAGGAGGATATGGACGAGAGAGAACTGAAGGAAGCCTTCAGGGTACTGGATAAAGAAAAGAAGGGCGTGATCAAGGTTGACGTATTAAGATGGATTCTTAGCAGTTTAGGAGACGAACTATCAGAAGACGAAATTGAGAACATGATCGCTGAGACAGACACAGACGGAAGCGGAACTGTAGATTATGAAG aATTCAAATGTCTGATGATGTCCAGTGATGCGTGA